The Vitis vinifera cultivar Pinot Noir 40024 chromosome 8, ASM3070453v1 genome segment acaacaagaaaatgCCATGCAGAATTGGGTTTGATGATCCATTTATGCTTGGGTTGGAGAGGAGTGGTGacttttctacttttatttttttgaaatataataacCACTAGCATGTTCTCTGTCTGTGGTTTATTCATGGTTGCatcaaattaaatcaatcaCCTTGTCTAATCTTGTGACTGTGAATGGTAGCTCCCATGGCTGCAACCGGTGTGGCAGTGCATTTATATTGGAATGGAACAGCGAAGACCGAGAAATACGATGTTGTTTATGAAGGTGATGCCTATTAAGCTCAACTATGGAACTACGTATGCTGGATTGTTGGATAAAATCTACGCAACTACGGGCATTAAGAGGAAGGATTTTGAGTTGAACATCATATGCAGATATCCTATATCTTCAAGGGAATATAAGCCCATCCCAATAAAGAATGACGAGGCCGTAGAACTTATGTTGGAAGTTCCATGCAGATCATCTAGAGTCTACTGTGTAGAGATATATTTGGAGAAAGAAGCAAGGCAATGTGTGAAAATCACGTTTCCGTGTTGATCTCTGGACTGATCTGCTCTCGACATTGTAATTTTATTGTGTTGAATTGGCTTCTATATCAAATCAGTGAGTGTTAAGGGCTTGAATTAAGTTTGGTATGGCATGATAATATGTGATCTAGTTTGCATAATTCTAAGGAAAATgcataattctaaaatttatttttatttttttctctatcttGTATATGAATAACcaaattctagaaaaattttatgatttttgtttattttttctttctttctataatttttattttttatttttgttccctCATACCATCTAGGAATCAAATGTAGTCTTTACATGTCCACAGTTTAATTAaggatttaaaaatatatagaatttacagtagtgaaaaaattaaaaaccatcccgTGAATGTTTATCATGCACCTCATATATACATATCATATCCCATAATTACATGTAATCACATTCACTAATAATAATGTGTAATCTAatgcattaaaaatatttaaacataaATGTCATATATGgaaaatatatgtaaataagttcaaaattttattattaattaattccataaaGGTGTGGGGTAGAATCCTTAGTTTATCCTCTAATTGatcaatatacaaaataaaataacatgacTTAGAAAATTCACATTATCATGTCTAAGtttctgaaaattttgaaaagaatagCTTATGAACTAGCCATTATTAGTGCATTCATTCATGAGGATGATCTAAATATTCAAGCACTTTGTGGGCTAGGCCCTAACTTCAAAGATATCTTCATGCATCCATACACAAGGATGATCACCTAAGTGTATCATCTTGAGTGATCCTAAAgatatgtgatcatgaaatctaaagccataataatttcttaagtgaaatttgacatatgctcttatgAGTTAGATCGAGTATATCGATTGATAACATAGTAGggggatttgtaactcaaggattgaaaAGATAATCTTAAAAAGTTGATaacatatatttctttaaattacacATCAGTTTGTAGAGTTTGCAACGGTGGATAGTAAATCATAAACTTAAGTTATATCtcattgtaatttcataggatattgGAATGTAGTTGACTTTTTGTAgtaagatgttgaatcaaccTTAAAATTGGATTACGAGGGAACTGGTATTTTTCTTGGTCCTATTGGTTCCCATTCAAGCTCTTAATTCATGGTGACACAATTTTGAGGGTATTTTTAAGTTTCTAATTCATATGTATGCATAAgagtattttaataaaaataaaaaattgcacTTGATCATATGAACGATCCTTTTGGACTGTACTAATTGATTAGAGCCCAATAGAGTttgttaattaattaggacctaaGTTGGCTAAATAAGTAAGTTAAGTCCAAGCTAGACTCAAGTTACTTAAGCTCACAAGGAAGCCTACATAAACCTCTTAAAGCTCCACTTTTGCACTCGTCTTTTAGAATTCAAAGATAAACCCCCAACCTCCCCCTCTAGAGAGAAGATTTCCCTTTTCTGGTGTCTAGATCAATGAGAGTGATAGGGCAAAAGGTTGCTTAGTTGGTGAGGCTTGCGATTCACTCTACTTAACTTCATCGAAttggaattgatttgggaataCCTAAATCATGTGTATGATCTCTCTTTTGTTTAGATCTATATTATTTATGGTTTCATtgccatgtttttttttttgctccaaTTAGATCTAGAGAACCCTAAGACTAGTAACATGCAACTTGAATGATCTGGGGTTTGAAATGGAGAGATTCAAGGATTCCCAATAATAAAGGTATAATTTTCTGCTTCTGTGTTGGAGCATGAAACAATGGGTTGTTTCTTGGATTATCATGATATGTAGTTGCAACTAAAAGATATACAATATCCCATTGCACTTATTCTTGTGGTTAGACAACTAGCCTAGTCTACATCGCAAAAACTAGGTAATGTTAGTGCACTTTGAGCAGGAAATTGTAAGCTAAAAGTTAATGAGCCTTTGAGATAAATTAGCCACCATCCCATCACGTGCTAGTCAAGGAGGTATCCCATGTCCACAGTCTGCACCACCGTCTCTCGTACTGATTCATCTCCACCCATCTTCATCCATGGCTAAGCATTCTTCCAAATATATAGTACCGGCCTATTATTGATTTGGGttgaattatattaatattgGGCCTCAATAttgtttttgagttttgaaaatattggaCTTGGGTTTAGTCTTGCACAATTATCTACTTGGTTTTATTTGGAACTTTAGGTTATGATACTCAGCTATAATTTTTGGCTTTCTTGCTTCGGCCTAGTATTTTGAGAAGTCGAGTTTGGGCATGTTTTCTTAGACTGTATTGACTTCTATTGGGCTATACCTTGTTTTATTTTGCATGGGTGTTGTTCATTGGTTGAGGTCGTTATTGGAGGGAGCTATGATGTGCACCACGTGTAGGGCTagatttcatggaagaaaggaATGTTCGGGAAGCTGTAGTTAAGGGCATGGAACCCTAGGCAGCTAAGGGGAGGGGAGGACAACTCACCTACTCTAGGATTTTCGCTAAGACTTTTACAAggtgcccttttttttttttttttttttcagaaaatgattttgaagaaaaaggATCCAAAAACTGGTTTTAATAAAcactagaaaattatttttcattaagaaCAATCCAGGacattattttttgaataaaaacagtacaatttttttattaaataaaaatattttagaaaatatttttattaataaaaaatattccatatatatattcttttaaaaggttcaaaaatcatttttcaaataaatgtaaagttccaaaaaaatcatcttagaaagttctaaaaaaatatgtttttttttaagttaaaaaattgtttttttttaaagttaaaaaaattgattttaataaaatttcataaaaatccaaaaatttgtttttaataaactgtccagaaattttttttatatatataataaaaatgtccaaattttttttatctaataaaaaaataattttggtaaataaaaaaaaaatttgaagtttcttttgtaaataattttgaaatgtcTTTGCCCctattaaaaatcttttttactaataaaattgagttgagcatattttttgtataaaatttgtaaaaaaatcatcttcccgataaaattgaattgaaatctTCTTTTATAATTAAGGGAAAATCATCAAACCATACAccaattacaaaaaatatgagaatttggaacttcacttttttctttttaattttggtgtaaaatgggaaaaaatattgTCTATTCATGCACTCCAATAGTGCTTTCAAATTTATTCCACAATTACCCTCAAAAGTAAAGGACAAAGTACACACCAATTTAATACCACATGTTAACAAGTACAtgtatcatttatttttttattatttttctcaaatcaaTAAATATCCCTTGCCACTTGTCACGTttccactttttacttttttcttctttttttcctattcTACCATCATAATCCATTGTCACCTATTataagttttattattatttttcttttcttttttcctttatattctttttaacatGCTCGtgcattttctcataaaacttctttaattttaatttatttttactctctaagttatctatatttattgattttaattatttttttaacatattaaacttaaaatgataatatataataaataattaatataacaaattaaataaaaacaaaatatataatggacaaaaatgaaaatattatcccacaaataataatgattttaaatattaattataataatacattttataaattaaggtttaaatttaaaaattccattttattatttagaactttatgatataagactttttatattaatactaaacaaaagatttatttatttcgtaaattctatcacatgtaaaagtaaaaatatcattgcaatactattttattatttacattatttttcttttaatttttattttaaatttatcatataaaaatcacaataagtgatgatgcttttatcatt includes the following:
- the LOC104879975 gene encoding uncharacterized protein LOC104879975; the protein is MVAPMAATDVAVHLYWNGTAKTEKYDVVYESDAMKVMPIKLNYGTTYAGLLDKIYATTGIKRKDFELNIICRYPISSREYKPIPIKNDEAVELMLEVPCRSSRVYCVEIYLEKEARQCVKITFPC